The genomic window TCCGCGTGAGGTACCCCCGCGCATGACCACACAGGGAATGGCAATCTGATCGTTCATGGAATTCTTCCGTTCGGCGACATCTTCGCCCGAACCGGAGCATCCTCCCTCTGAACTCTTTTGTGAAATGCAAATATCTGAGGTATTATTTCGTTTCCAGAAAAAATGGAGTCCTGCCATGAACGCAGAACTGCTCGACCTCAGGGCGTTCATCACCGTCGCGGAGACGGGAAGCTTTGTCCGGACCGCCAAGGCGCTGAACCTGTCTCAACCAGCGCTCAGCCGACGTATTCAGAAGCTGGAAGAAAGCCTCGGTGCGCCGTTGCTCGAGCGGTCGACGCGCCACGTCAATCTCACCATGACCGGCCGCGACTTCCTGCCGAAGGTGCGCCGCCTCATCGACGAGTTTGAGACCTCGGTGCTCGCCATCCAGGATATCGGCGCGCGAAGTTCAGGCTTGGTCTCGGTGGCTGCGGTGCCGACAGCAGTGTTCTATTTCCTGCCGCGAGCGATCGGCCGGTTTGCCGAAGCGTATCCGCGCATTCGCATCCGGATTCTGGACATCGGCGCCAATGAGGGATTGGAAGCGGTCGCGCGCGGCGAAGCCGACTTCGGCATCAATTTCATTGGTGCATCACATGCCGAAATTGAATTTGAGAAACTGGTTGAAGATCCTTTCGTCCTGGCCTGCCGTCATGACCATCCGTTGGCATCGCGCAAACAGGTAAGCTGGTCGGAGATCGTGCCGCACCGGGTCATCACCGTCGGTCGCAACAGCGGCAATCGCGCGTTGATCGACAATGCGCTGGCGCGACACGGCCTGCAGCTGAACTGGTCCTATGAAGTCGCGCATCTCTCAGGTTCGCTTGGCCTCGTCGAAGCGGGACTCGGAATCGCCGTGCTACCGAAACTCGCGACGCCCGTCGCCGGCCATCCGATCATTCACACCATTCGGTTGATCGAGCCGGAAGTGTCGCGGACGATCGGAATCGTGCGCAGGCGCGGGGCGACACTATCCCCTCATGCCAGCCAATTTCTCAAGATGCTGCTCGAGGCGTGGCGCTCTCCTTCCCGGACGAGCGGGCAAGTCAAGCCGCGGCCCCGATCCGCCGAGGCAAGTTCAAACACAGCATCGACGGGTCTGAAGCGGAAACGCTGATAGCTCGCCGGCAGACCGGGGCAAGACCGTTCCCTGTCGAACTGGAGTTCCTCGGATCAATCCGCCCGTTTCACAGAGACATTTTTGGCCCTGCAGCCAGAGCACCGCTGCCTTGCGAGCGGGTTGCGTTGCGTTCAGTCCTCATACTGCTTAAAACGCCTTTCGCTGGCGGCGAGCAGCCGCGCATGGTCAGGCCAAGCCAGAACGCACAAGGCGAATTGATTGCCGCGAATTGATGCGGCGATTGGATCGATGCGCGCATTAAGCATCTCCGCGAGGCTCTATCCCCACGACATTGGTCTGACAAGATGGCGCTAGATCAGACTTCCGCCATGCGCTAGTGTTTTATACGACCGGTTAAAAACACCGGCCGTTTGAGGGAGAAAAACGTGAGATCCAAGGTTATTGGCGCAGTATCATTGGCGGTCGCTGCGGTTGGGCTGTTTGCGGCCACTGCACCCGCCTTTGCGCAGCAGAAGACGATTACGGTCTGGTGGGGCAAGGGCTTCTATCGCTCCGAAGACGACGCGTTGATCGACACGATCAAGAAATTCGAAGCCAAGACCGGCATCAAGGTCGAATTGTCGCAGTACGCGATCCAGGACATGATTCCGAAGACGGTCGCCGCGCTCGATGCCGGCACCGTGCCCGATGTCGCCTATTCCGACTCTTATGACGTGCAAGCACAGGGCAAGTGGGCTTACGAGGGCAAGCTCGAGGACCTCACGGATGTCATGGAGCCGATCAAGGGCCGGTTCGTGCAGAACACGCTGGACGCGTCGATCCTCTACAACGATGTGACCAAGAAGAAGGCTTATTACGGCTTCCCGCTGAAGCAGCAGAGCATGCACGTCCAGATCTGGAACGACATGCTGGAGAAGGCCGGCTTCAAGCAGAGCGACATTCCGACCGACTGGACGGGCTACTGGACGTTCTGGTGCGACAAGGTGCAGCCGGCGATCCGCAAGGCGACCGGCCAGCGCATCTATGCCGTCGGCCAGCCGATGGGCGTGGAATCCACCGACGCCTTCCAGTCGTTCTACACCTTCATGGACGCCTACCACGTCAAGCTGGTTGACGACGACGGCAAGCTGCTGGTCGATGATCCCAAGGTCCGCGAGAACCTGATCAAGGCGATGAAGGACTACACCGACACCTACATCAAGGGTTGCACGCCGCCCTCCTCGACGACCTGGAAGGATCCTGACAACAACGTCGCCTTCCACAACAAGACCATCGTGATGACTCACAATTTCACGATCTCGATCGCGGCGAAGTGGTTCGAGGACTCGCAGAACCAGGCCCTTACCCAGGAGCAGCGCGACGCCGGCAAGAAGGCCTATGAACAGGACATCATCACGGCGTCCTTCCCCAAGGCGCCGGATGGTTCGACCATCCGCTACCGCTCCGACGTCAAGACCGGGCTGGTCTTCACCGCGGCCAAGAACAAGGCCGAGGCCAAGCAGTTCATCAGCTTCCTGCTCCAGGAAGAGAACGTCCGTCCCTATATCGAGGGCGCACTGGGCCGCTGGTTCCCGGTGACGAAGGAAAGCCAGGAAAGCCCGTTCTGGCAGGCTGACAAACACCGCAAGGCGGTCTACACGCAGTTCAAGGGCGGCACCGCCGCGTTCGACTTCACCAAGAACTGGAAGTTCACGATCCTCAACAACGAGAACGTGTGGGCGAAGGCGATGAACCGGGTGGTGAGCGAGAAGGTTCCGGTCGACAAGGCCGTCGACGAACTGATCGCCCGCATCAAGCAGGTCGCGGGTTAAGTCATCCGCCCCTCTCCCCGCGTTGCGGGGGGAGGTGTAAGAACAACACCGGCCGCGTTTCGCGGCCGGCTTCTCTTTGAAGAGACCGAAAAGAATGGCGATCACGCTCTCTGGCGATCAGGCAATGCCCGGCACGCCCCTGTCGTCGCGGCTGACCCCGGCGCAGGTCTGGGGCATCGTACTGCTCGCGCCCTATCTGCTCGTTTTCCTCGCCTTCGTCGTCTATCCCGTCGGCTACGGGCTGTGGCTGGCGCGCGCCCCGGCAAACTATGTCGCACTCTACAACGACCCGATCTTCGCGCGCGCCGCGGTCAACACGCTGATCTTCCTGGTCATCGGCATCAACATCAAGATGCTGATCGCGCTGTTCCTATCCGGCTTCTTCGCCCAGCAGCGCACCTGGATCAAATGGCTCTCGGTGATCTTCATCCTGCCCTGGGCGGTACCGTCGATCCCGACCATCCTGTCGGTGCGCTTCATGCTCAATCCCGAATGGGGCATGATCAACCACTTCATCTTCACCTTCACCGGCGATGACGGCCCGAACTGGCTGAACGATCCGACCGTGGCGCTGACCATGGCGATCGCCGTGCACATCTGGAAGTCGCTGCCGTTCTGGACGCTGATCCTGATCACCGGCCGCCTTGCGATCTCCCACGATCTGTTCGAGGCCGCCGAGGTCGACGGTGCGAGCTGGTGGCAGAAATTCCGCTACATCACCTGGCCGTCGATGCAGACTCTCTACGTCACCTGCACGCTGCTCTCGATGATCTGGACGCTCGGCGACTTCAACAGCGTCTATCTGCTCACCGGCGGTGGTCCGGCCGACCTCACGCACGTGCTGTCGACGCTCGGCATCCGCTATCTCCGGCTCGACCAGCTCTCGCTGGCCATGGCGTCGATCGTCTGCGCGATGCCGTTCGTCCTGCCGCTCGTGTACTTCATGATGAAACGGTTGTCGCGATGAAGCTCCCCTCCTTGCGCGAAGTCGCGATCGAAGCGCGGCTGCTGCTGATCGGTATCCCCGTCTTCCTGTGGACGATGATCCCGATCTATCACATGTTCCTGTTCGCAATCTCCCCGAAGGAGGACGCGTTCTCGGGCAAGCTGTGGCCGGATCATCCGACGCTGCATAACTTCGAGATCGTGTTCAAGCAGCAGCATTATTTCCTGCGCGACTTCTACGTCCAGTTCTGGAATTCGACGCTGATCGCGGCATCTGTCGGCGTGCTGACCCTGTTCATCGCGACTGCGGCGGCGTTCTCGATCTCGCGGCTGAAGGTGCCGGGCGGACGCATGGTGTTGAACCTCGCGCTCTTCACCTATTTCATCCCCGCGGCGTTCCTCGCCGTGCCGATGTATCGCACCATGGGCAATTACGGCCTGCTCAACAATCACTGGTCGCTGATCCTGGCCATGGTGACGATCGCCAGCCCCTACGCGATCTGGGTGCTCAAGCAGGCCTCCGACAAACTGCCGGTCGAGCTGGACGAAGCCGCCGTCATGGATGGCGCGACGACGCTCCAGATCTTCCGCCTGGTCTATCTGCCGTTGATGATGCCGTCGCTGGTCGCGATCGGCACCTATGCGGTGCTGCTGGCCTGGAACGAATATCTCTACGCGTTCCTACTGCTCTCGAACGACCGCGAGATCACCCTCCCCGTCGCGCTCGGCAACTTCCTCGCCGCCGACGACTCGCCATGGGAGCTGCTGATGACAACCGGCTTCATCTACGCGCTGCCGCCGGCCGCGGTCTACTACGCCTTCCGCCGTTACATGGTGGGCGGGCTCACGGCAGGTGCAGTGAAGTCGTAACAGCCCTTCGTGTCATTGCGAGGAGCGTAGCGACGAAGCAATCCAGAGTGTTTCCGCGGGGGCATTTCTGGATTGCTTCGCTTCGTTCGCGTGACGATCGGCTCACAGCGGCGCCGCGCTCTCGCCCTGCGAGCTCGACAGCTTCGAGGCGAGCGAGGCGACAACGATCACCACCGCGATCAGGACGATCACCAGGGTGCAGATCGCGTTGATCTCGGGCTTCACCCCCAGCCGTACCTCGGAGTAGATCCGGATCGGCAAGGTCGCGGAGCCGGGGCCCGTGGTGAAGCTCGCGATCACGAGATCGTCCAGCGACAGCGTGAATGCCAGCATCCAGCCGGCGACGATTGCCGGCGCAATCAGCGGCAGCGTGACGGCCACGAAGGCGCGGACAGGATCGCAGCCGAGGTCCATCGCCGCCTCCTCCAGCGAACGATCGAGCGAGCCGAGGCGGGACTGCACGACGACAGCGACGAAGCACATCGTCAGCGTGGTGTGGGCGATCGTCACCGTCCAGAAGCCGCGCTCGGCGTTGAGCGCCACGAACAGCAGCAGCAGCGACAATCCGGTGATCACCTCCGGCATCACCAGCGGTGCATAGAGCATGCCGGAGAACAGCGTACGGCCGCCGAAGCGTTCACCACGCGACAGTGCGACCGCGGCGAGCGTGCCGAGCAGCGTGGCAATGGTCGCGGACGAGACCGCAACCCGCAGGCTCATCCAGGCCGCCTCGATCATGGCGCGGTCGTTGAAGAACTCGTGATACCAGCGCAGCGACCAGCCACCCCACACCGTCACCAGGCGCGAGGCATTGAAGGAATAGATGACGAGGATGAGGATCGGCAGGTAAAGGAACGCTAGCCCCAGCGCGAGCGAGGCGATGTTGAAGCGGGAGAGACGGGAGAGCTTGCGCATCGTCTCAGCGCCCCTGTTCCAGCTGCCGCTTCTGAAGCCGCTCGTACAGCAGCAGCGGCACCAGCAGCACAACCAGCAGCACGATGGCCGCCGCGGACGCGACCGGCCAGTCCTTGTTGGTGAAGAATTCGAGCCAGAGGGTCTGGCCGATCATCAGCGCGTTGGAGCCGGCGAGAAGGTCAGGAATCACGAACTCGCCAACGATGGGAATGAAGCACAAGAGCACGCCGGCGCCGACGCCGGGCAGCGACAGCGGGAAGGTGACGAGCCAGAACACCTGCCAGGGCGGCGCGCCGAGATCGCCGGCCGCCTCCTCCAGCGCCGGCTCCATCTTGGCGAGCGTGGCGTAGAGCGGCAGGATCATGAACGGCAGATAGGAATAGACGATGCCGATATACATTGCGCTGTCGGTGGAGAGCCACACGACGGGCTGGCTGACCAGATGCAGTGCCAGCAGGATCTGGTTGAGCAAGCCGTCGTGCTGGAGGATGTTGATCCAGGCATAGATGCGGATCAGGAAAGAGGTCCAGAACGGCACGATCACCAGCACCATCGCCACCGCCTGCCAGCGCTTGGGCAGCCGCGCCATGCCATAGGCGATGGGATAGCCGATCAGGAGCAGGAGCACGGTCGCTGTGACGGCGACGGTGAGACTGCGCACATAGGCGAATGCATAGATTTCGTCGGAGATCAGCAGCCTGAAATTATCGATCGACAACGCAGCAAGCGCCGTCTTCACTGCTTCCCATCCCGCCGTCAGGTCGAACACGGGCTCGTAAGGCGGCTGCGCAATCGCCGTCTGCGACAGGCTGATCTTCAGCACGAAGGCGAACGGCACCAGGAAGAACAGCACCATCCAGACGTAAGGCGCGATGGCAGCAAAACGCGCCGGCCGCGCGAAGATGCGCCGTCCGCTCACGACGGCAACACCACGCAGTCGTCGGGCGTGAACCAGGCGACGACATTCTGGTTCA from Bradyrhizobium zhanjiangense includes these protein-coding regions:
- a CDS encoding LysR family transcriptional regulator, with translation MNAELLDLRAFITVAETGSFVRTAKALNLSQPALSRRIQKLEESLGAPLLERSTRHVNLTMTGRDFLPKVRRLIDEFETSVLAIQDIGARSSGLVSVAAVPTAVFYFLPRAIGRFAEAYPRIRIRILDIGANEGLEAVARGEADFGINFIGASHAEIEFEKLVEDPFVLACRHDHPLASRKQVSWSEIVPHRVITVGRNSGNRALIDNALARHGLQLNWSYEVAHLSGSLGLVEAGLGIAVLPKLATPVAGHPIIHTIRLIEPEVSRTIGIVRRRGATLSPHASQFLKMLLEAWRSPSRTSGQVKPRPRSAEASSNTASTGLKRKR
- a CDS encoding ABC transporter substrate-binding protein; this encodes MRSKVIGAVSLAVAAVGLFAATAPAFAQQKTITVWWGKGFYRSEDDALIDTIKKFEAKTGIKVELSQYAIQDMIPKTVAALDAGTVPDVAYSDSYDVQAQGKWAYEGKLEDLTDVMEPIKGRFVQNTLDASILYNDVTKKKAYYGFPLKQQSMHVQIWNDMLEKAGFKQSDIPTDWTGYWTFWCDKVQPAIRKATGQRIYAVGQPMGVESTDAFQSFYTFMDAYHVKLVDDDGKLLVDDPKVRENLIKAMKDYTDTYIKGCTPPSSTTWKDPDNNVAFHNKTIVMTHNFTISIAAKWFEDSQNQALTQEQRDAGKKAYEQDIITASFPKAPDGSTIRYRSDVKTGLVFTAAKNKAEAKQFISFLLQEENVRPYIEGALGRWFPVTKESQESPFWQADKHRKAVYTQFKGGTAAFDFTKNWKFTILNNENVWAKAMNRVVSEKVPVDKAVDELIARIKQVAG
- a CDS encoding carbohydrate ABC transporter permease yields the protein MAITLSGDQAMPGTPLSSRLTPAQVWGIVLLAPYLLVFLAFVVYPVGYGLWLARAPANYVALYNDPIFARAAVNTLIFLVIGINIKMLIALFLSGFFAQQRTWIKWLSVIFILPWAVPSIPTILSVRFMLNPEWGMINHFIFTFTGDDGPNWLNDPTVALTMAIAVHIWKSLPFWTLILITGRLAISHDLFEAAEVDGASWWQKFRYITWPSMQTLYVTCTLLSMIWTLGDFNSVYLLTGGGPADLTHVLSTLGIRYLRLDQLSLAMASIVCAMPFVLPLVYFMMKRLSR
- a CDS encoding carbohydrate ABC transporter permease, which encodes MKLPSLREVAIEARLLLIGIPVFLWTMIPIYHMFLFAISPKEDAFSGKLWPDHPTLHNFEIVFKQQHYFLRDFYVQFWNSTLIAASVGVLTLFIATAAAFSISRLKVPGGRMVLNLALFTYFIPAAFLAVPMYRTMGNYGLLNNHWSLILAMVTIASPYAIWVLKQASDKLPVELDEAAVMDGATTLQIFRLVYLPLMMPSLVAIGTYAVLLAWNEYLYAFLLLSNDREITLPVALGNFLAADDSPWELLMTTGFIYALPPAAVYYAFRRYMVGGLTAGAVKS
- a CDS encoding ABC transporter permease — its product is MRKLSRLSRFNIASLALGLAFLYLPILILVIYSFNASRLVTVWGGWSLRWYHEFFNDRAMIEAAWMSLRVAVSSATIATLLGTLAAVALSRGERFGGRTLFSGMLYAPLVMPEVITGLSLLLLFVALNAERGFWTVTIAHTTLTMCFVAVVVQSRLGSLDRSLEEAAMDLGCDPVRAFVAVTLPLIAPAIVAGWMLAFTLSLDDLVIASFTTGPGSATLPIRIYSEVRLGVKPEINAICTLVIVLIAVVIVVASLASKLSSSQGESAAPL
- a CDS encoding ABC transporter permease, which codes for MSGRRIFARPARFAAIAPYVWMVLFFLVPFAFVLKISLSQTAIAQPPYEPVFDLTAGWEAVKTALAALSIDNFRLLISDEIYAFAYVRSLTVAVTATVLLLLIGYPIAYGMARLPKRWQAVAMVLVIVPFWTSFLIRIYAWINILQHDGLLNQILLALHLVSQPVVWLSTDSAMYIGIVYSYLPFMILPLYATLAKMEPALEEAAGDLGAPPWQVFWLVTFPLSLPGVGAGVLLCFIPIVGEFVIPDLLAGSNALMIGQTLWLEFFTNKDWPVASAAAIVLLVVLLVPLLLYERLQKRQLEQGR